A genomic region of Noviherbaspirillum sp. L7-7A contains the following coding sequences:
- the htpX gene encoding protease HtpX, with product MKRIFLFLATNIAVLVVLSVVLSLLGVNRFLAGSGLNLPMLLVFSAVVGFTGSIISLLISKPMAKWSTGAQVIDAPANSTELWLLDTVQKLSDRAGIRMPEVAVYEGEPNAFATGAFKNSALVAVSTGLLQGMTRDEVEAVLGHEIAHIANGDMVTMTLVQGVVNTFVVFLSRVVGYVVDRAISRDNNSGPGIGYMVTVMVCQIVFGIAASMIVAWFSRHREFRADAGSAQLLGSPQPMVKALARLGGVEPSHLPESVATLGIHDKPGFLDLFSTHPPIEQRIAALRGMR from the coding sequence ATGAAACGAATATTCCTGTTCCTGGCAACGAACATCGCAGTGCTCGTCGTGCTGTCCGTCGTCCTGTCGCTGCTGGGCGTGAACCGCTTCCTGGCCGGGTCAGGGCTCAACCTGCCGATGCTGCTGGTGTTCTCGGCGGTGGTGGGCTTCACGGGCTCCATCATCTCCCTGCTCATCAGCAAGCCCATGGCGAAATGGTCGACCGGCGCCCAGGTAATCGATGCGCCCGCCAATTCCACCGAGCTGTGGCTGCTCGATACGGTGCAGAAGCTGTCCGACCGCGCCGGCATCCGCATGCCCGAAGTCGCGGTCTATGAAGGCGAGCCGAATGCCTTCGCCACCGGCGCCTTCAAGAATTCGGCGCTGGTTGCGGTTTCCACCGGCCTGCTGCAGGGCATGACGCGCGACGAGGTCGAGGCCGTGCTGGGCCACGAGATCGCGCACATTGCCAACGGCGACATGGTGACCATGACCCTGGTGCAGGGCGTGGTCAACACCTTCGTGGTGTTCCTCTCGCGCGTGGTCGGCTATGTGGTCGACCGCGCCATCTCGCGTGACAACAACAGCGGCCCCGGCATCGGCTACATGGTCACGGTGATGGTGTGCCAGATCGTGTTCGGCATCGCCGCGTCGATGATCGTGGCCTGGTTCTCGCGCCATCGCGAGTTCCGCGCCGACGCCGGCTCGGCACAGCTGCTGGGCAGCCCGCAGCCCATGGTCAAGGCATTGGCCCGCCTCGGCGGCGTCGAGCCCAGCCACCTGCCGGAATCGGTCGCCACGCTGGGCATCCATGACAAGCCCGGCTTCCTTGACCTGTTCTCTACCCATCCGCCGATCGAGCAGCGCATTGCCGCGCTGCGCGGGATGCGCTGA
- a CDS encoding ferritin-like domain-containing protein has product MNSPTTEQAINDELRGAALGWLLEADPAGKAAGVTALRQRWLQGAVSLAPERALAAPPGIPGRPARPELVPPLAVERRSMRTAEGRAALVHALAHIEFNAINLALDAIWRYAAMPAGYYADWLQVAAEEAYHFSLLAAHLATLGHAYGDFTAHNSLWDMAEKTAGDVLARMALVPRTLEARGLDASPPVRAKLAQAGDLEAAAILDIILRDEIGHVAIGNRWYGYLCRERGLDPVPAYAELASRYNAPPLRGPFNMEARRAAGFSELELAQLGC; this is encoded by the coding sequence ATGAATTCACCGACCACCGAACAAGCCATCAACGACGAATTGCGCGGCGCCGCCCTGGGCTGGCTGCTGGAAGCCGACCCGGCAGGCAAGGCGGCGGGCGTGACCGCACTGCGCCAGCGCTGGCTGCAGGGTGCCGTCAGCCTTGCGCCCGAACGTGCCTTGGCCGCGCCGCCGGGCATTCCGGGCCGGCCCGCGCGCCCGGAACTGGTGCCGCCTCTGGCAGTAGAGCGGCGCTCGATGCGGACCGCCGAGGGCAGGGCGGCGCTCGTGCATGCGCTGGCGCACATCGAGTTCAATGCGATCAATCTGGCGCTGGATGCGATCTGGCGCTACGCAGCCATGCCGGCCGGCTATTACGCCGACTGGCTGCAGGTCGCTGCCGAGGAGGCGTATCACTTTTCCCTGCTGGCAGCGCATCTGGCCACCCTGGGCCATGCCTATGGCGACTTCACCGCCCACAACAGCCTGTGGGACATGGCCGAGAAAACCGCGGGCGATGTGCTGGCCCGCATGGCGCTGGTGCCGCGCACGCTTGAAGCCCGGGGACTGGATGCGTCGCCGCCGGTGCGGGCCAAGCTGGCCCAGGCTGGCGACCTGGAAGCGGCAGCCATCCTCGACATCATCCTGCGCGACGAAATCGGCCATGTGGCCATCGGCAACCGCTGGTACGGCTACCTGTGCCGCGAGCGCGGACTGGACCCGGTGCCGGCATATGCCGAGCTGGCAAGCCGCTACAACGCGCCGCCGCTGCGCGGGCCGTTCAACATGGAGGCGCGGCGCGCCGCCGGATTTTCCGAGTTGGAGCTTGCGCAACTGGGTTGCTGA
- a CDS encoding alpha/beta hydrolase produces the protein MKPSRSEFLTIRRLRYHVRHWGDAGAPKLFMVHGWMDVAASFQFMVDCLKKDWHVIAPDWRGFGLTESAHSDTYWFHDYLGDLDALLDHYAPGDAINLLGHSMGGHVVTTYAGVRPQRIARLINLEGVGMPASRPEQAPRRVEKWLNELRTPPTMRAYGSQAEVAARLQKTNPRLSDERAAFLSGHWASETAPGVWEILGDPAHKGISPLLYHRDEIMACWARIEAPTLYMEASDTDLWRWMGAREEARLEIDRRIATIPKVTSRMIENAGHMLHHDQPEILADIIEGFLA, from the coding sequence ATGAAACCATCCCGCTCCGAATTCCTGACCATCCGCCGCCTGCGCTACCACGTCCGGCACTGGGGCGACGCCGGCGCGCCCAAGCTGTTCATGGTGCATGGCTGGATGGACGTGGCTGCCTCGTTCCAGTTCATGGTCGACTGCCTGAAGAAAGACTGGCATGTGATCGCGCCCGACTGGCGCGGCTTCGGCCTGACCGAGTCAGCCCATTCCGACACCTACTGGTTCCATGATTACCTGGGCGACCTGGACGCGCTGCTCGACCACTACGCACCTGGTGACGCGATCAACCTGCTCGGCCACAGCATGGGCGGCCACGTGGTGACGACCTATGCCGGCGTGCGGCCGCAGCGCATCGCGCGGCTGATCAACCTGGAAGGCGTGGGCATGCCGGCCAGCCGCCCGGAACAGGCGCCGCGCCGTGTCGAGAAATGGCTCAATGAACTGCGCACGCCGCCGACGATGCGCGCCTATGGCTCGCAGGCCGAGGTCGCGGCCCGTCTGCAGAAGACCAATCCGCGTCTGTCCGACGAGCGCGCCGCCTTCCTGTCGGGCCACTGGGCAAGCGAAACCGCGCCCGGCGTCTGGGAAATCCTGGGCGATCCGGCCCACAAGGGCATCAGCCCGCTTCTGTACCATCGCGACGAGATCATGGCCTGCTGGGCGCGCATCGAGGCGCCCACGCTGTACATGGAAGCCAGCGACACCGATCTCTGGCGCTGGATGGGCGCGCGGGAAGAGGCAAGACTTGAAATCGACCGCCGCATCGCCACCATACCGAAGGTCACTTCCCGCATGATAGAAAACGCCGGCCACATGCTGCATCATGACCAGCCCGAGATCCTTGCTGACATCATTGAAGGCTTTCTGGCGTAG
- a CDS encoding 3',5'-nucleoside bisphosphate phosphatase, whose translation MRNFDLHCHSNVSDGVLAPASLAARAKARGVDVWALTDHDEVGGIAEARAAAASLGLPFVPGVEISITWAGQTVHIVGLHVDERNPVLLAGLALTRSGRELRAREMAGQLAAAGIPDAYEGALAYAGNPDLISRTHFARYIIDRGICRDVPSVFRNYLIEGKPGYVPHRWASLQQAVEWIRAAGGTAVIAHPGRYNFDAMAYDALFSEFKDLGGTAIEVITGSHTPDQYEEYARVAQRYGFLASRGSDFHGPGESRVDLGALPPLPSSVKPVWHDWVI comes from the coding sequence ATGCGCAACTTTGATCTTCACTGTCATTCCAATGTGTCCGATGGCGTACTCGCGCCCGCGTCGCTGGCGGCGCGCGCCAAGGCGCGCGGCGTCGATGTCTGGGCGCTGACGGACCACGACGAGGTCGGCGGCATCGCCGAAGCGCGCGCCGCCGCCGCGTCGCTGGGCCTGCCTTTCGTGCCCGGCGTGGAAATCTCCATCACCTGGGCCGGTCAGACGGTGCACATCGTCGGCCTGCATGTGGACGAGCGCAACCCGGTGCTTCTGGCCGGCCTGGCCCTCACGCGTTCGGGGCGCGAACTGCGCGCCCGCGAAATGGCCGGGCAACTGGCCGCGGCCGGCATACCCGACGCCTATGAGGGCGCGCTGGCCTATGCCGGCAACCCGGACCTGATTTCCCGCACCCACTTTGCGCGCTACATCATCGACCGCGGCATCTGCCGCGATGTGCCGTCCGTGTTCCGCAATTACCTGATCGAGGGCAAGCCCGGCTACGTGCCGCACCGCTGGGCTTCCCTGCAGCAGGCGGTTGAATGGATCAGGGCAGCCGGCGGCACCGCCGTGATCGCCCATCCCGGCCGCTACAACTTCGACGCCATGGCCTACGACGCGCTGTTCTCGGAGTTCAAGGACCTGGGCGGCACCGCGATCGAAGTCATCACCGGCAGCCATACGCCCGACCAGTACGAGGAATATGCCAGGGTCGCGCAGCGCTACGGCTTCCTGGCCTCGCGCGGCTCGGACTTCCACGGCCCCGGCGAGTCGCGGGTGGACCTGGGCGCGCTGCCGCCGCTGCCATCCAGCGTCAAGCCGGTCTGGCACGACTGGGTTATCTAG
- the dapA gene encoding 4-hydroxy-tetrahydrodipicolinate synthase, producing the protein MIQGSIVAIVTPMHADGSLDLPGLRKLIDWHIAEGTDGIVIVGTTGESPTVSVDEHCELIKVAVEHTARRIPIIAGTGGNSTAEAIELTRYAKEVGADASLQVVPYYNRPTQEGMYQHFRKIAESVDLPVILYNVPGRTVADMSNDTILRLAEVPGVVGVKEATGNIGRDTDLIRLAPASFAVYSGDDPTAMALMLCGGKGNISVTANVAPRAMHELCVAAMAGNIAEAVRINNRLLPLHNKLFVEPNPVPVKWAMAEMGLMEHGIRLPLVPLAEGLRETVRAALRESGVLQ; encoded by the coding sequence ATGATCCAGGGCAGCATCGTAGCAATCGTCACTCCCATGCATGCCGACGGCAGTCTCGACCTGCCCGGCCTGCGCAAGCTGATCGACTGGCATATCGCCGAAGGCACCGATGGCATTGTCATCGTCGGCACCACCGGCGAGTCGCCCACTGTCTCGGTGGACGAGCATTGCGAACTGATCAAGGTGGCGGTCGAGCATACGGCCCGCCGCATTCCCATCATCGCCGGCACCGGCGGCAACTCGACTGCCGAAGCGATCGAACTGACCCGCTATGCGAAGGAAGTCGGCGCCGATGCATCGCTGCAGGTGGTGCCGTATTACAACCGCCCGACCCAGGAAGGCATGTACCAGCATTTCAGGAAGATCGCCGAATCGGTTGACCTGCCAGTGATCCTCTACAACGTGCCGGGCCGCACCGTGGCCGACATGTCCAATGACACCATCCTGCGTCTGGCCGAGGTGCCGGGCGTGGTGGGCGTGAAGGAAGCCACCGGCAACATCGGCCGCGACACCGACCTGATCCGCCTGGCGCCTGCTTCCTTTGCGGTGTATTCGGGCGACGATCCGACCGCGATGGCACTGATGCTGTGCGGCGGCAAGGGCAATATCTCGGTCACCGCCAACGTGGCGCCGCGCGCCATGCATGAACTGTGCGTGGCCGCCATGGCCGGCAATATCGCCGAGGCGGTGCGCATCAACAACCGCCTGCTGCCGCTGCATAACAAGCTCTTCGTCGAACCCAACCCGGTGCCGGTGAAATGGGCAATGGCGGAAATGGGTCTGATGGAGCATGGCATCCGGCTGCCGCTGGTGCCGCTGGCCGAAGGCCTGCGCGAGACGGTGCGCGCGGCATTGCGCGAGTCGGGTGTATTACAATAG
- a CDS encoding gamma carbonic anhydrase family protein, with the protein MAIYQLGDLVPDVHPTAYVAETATVIGRVKLEAHTSVWSNVTIRGDNDQITIGENSNIQESAVLHTDPGFLLTLGRGVTVGHQAMLHGCTIGDNTLIGIQAVVLNNAKIGRNCLVGAGALVTENKEFPDNALIIGSPAKVARILSDEEVAGLQRPSAGYVQRAQDFKTSLKRID; encoded by the coding sequence ATGGCCATCTACCAACTGGGCGACCTCGTCCCTGACGTTCATCCGACCGCTTACGTTGCGGAAACCGCCACCGTGATCGGGCGGGTCAAGCTGGAAGCCCATACCAGCGTCTGGTCCAACGTAACCATCCGCGGCGACAATGACCAGATCACCATCGGCGAGAACAGCAACATCCAGGAATCGGCGGTCCTGCATACCGATCCCGGTTTCCTGCTGACGCTGGGACGCGGCGTGACCGTTGGCCATCAGGCGATGTTGCATGGCTGCACCATCGGCGACAACACCCTGATCGGCATCCAGGCGGTGGTCTTGAATAACGCGAAGATCGGCCGCAACTGCCTGGTTGGCGCCGGTGCGCTGGTCACGGAAAACAAGGAGTTCCCGGACAATGCGCTCATCATCGGTTCGCCTGCCAAAGTGGCGCGGATACTTTCGGACGAGGAAGTCGCCGGCCTTCAACGCCCCAGCGCCGGTTATGTACAGCGAGCGCAGGACTTCAAGACTAGCCTGAAGCGAATCGATTGA
- a CDS encoding class I SAM-dependent methyltransferase: protein MAAHAPVAAASPWVRRFAPLIPAGEVLDLACGSGRHARLLAGLGHPVLAVDRDEQALAACAAPGIRCERHDLEDGAPWPYAGRRFAGIVVTNYLHRPLFGPLLEALAPGGVLIYETFAAGNGQYGRPSSPDFLLQPGELIEQVRLHGDGMRVLAYEDGYLSQPKPALVQRICALRHDPDADPARALAL, encoded by the coding sequence ATGGCGGCGCATGCTCCCGTGGCCGCCGCCTCGCCCTGGGTGCGGCGCTTTGCACCGCTGATTCCAGCAGGCGAGGTGCTGGACCTGGCCTGCGGCAGCGGGCGCCATGCCCGCCTGCTGGCCGGGCTGGGCCACCCGGTGCTGGCGGTGGACCGCGACGAACAGGCGCTGGCCGCCTGCGCCGCGCCCGGCATCCGCTGCGAGCGGCATGACCTGGAAGACGGCGCGCCATGGCCGTATGCCGGACGCCGCTTCGCAGGTATCGTGGTGACCAACTATCTGCACCGGCCGCTGTTTGGGCCGTTGCTGGAGGCGCTGGCACCTGGCGGCGTGCTGATTTATGAAACTTTTGCGGCGGGCAATGGCCAATATGGCAGGCCGTCCAGCCCGGACTTCCTGCTGCAGCCAGGCGAGCTGATCGAACAGGTCAGGCTGCATGGCGACGGCATGCGGGTGCTGGCTTACGAGGATGGCTATCTGTCCCAGCCCAAGCCGGCGCTGGTGCAGCGCATCTGCGCGCTGCGCCATGATCCCGATGCCGATCCGGCCCGGGCGCTGGCCTTGTAA
- a CDS encoding site-2 protease family protein, translated as MNNLIQTFAVYALPILFAITLHEAAHAYAARYFGDNTAFMEGRMSLNPAKHIDPVGTLLIPIVLFFVGSPFLFGYAKPVPVEYRNLRNPKRDMAWVALAGPGANLLMALLWMIAVMVFGMFMDAGDYFMRMAQAGILTNLVIFAFNLFPVPPLDGGRVLTSILPAPYAYKYAQLENYGFFIVLGLAMLGFLKYWMAPVMMVANTALMALISPLTFLLS; from the coding sequence ATGAACAATCTGATCCAGACCTTTGCCGTCTACGCGCTGCCCATCCTGTTTGCGATCACGCTGCATGAGGCCGCGCATGCCTATGCCGCGCGCTACTTTGGCGACAATACCGCCTTCATGGAAGGCCGCATGAGCCTGAACCCGGCCAAGCATATCGACCCGGTTGGCACGCTGCTCATTCCCATCGTGCTGTTCTTCGTCGGCAGCCCCTTCCTGTTCGGCTATGCCAAGCCGGTGCCGGTGGAATACCGCAACCTGCGCAATCCCAAGCGCGACATGGCCTGGGTGGCGCTGGCCGGGCCGGGCGCGAACCTGCTGATGGCCCTGCTGTGGATGATCGCCGTGATGGTCTTCGGCATGTTCATGGATGCCGGCGACTACTTCATGCGCATGGCGCAGGCCGGCATCCTGACCAATCTCGTGATCTTCGCCTTCAACCTGTTCCCGGTGCCGCCGCTGGACGGCGGCCGCGTGCTGACCAGCATCCTGCCGGCGCCCTATGCCTACAAATATGCGCAGCTGGAGAACTATGGCTTTTTCATCGTGCTGGGCCTGGCCATGCTGGGCTTTCTGAAGTACTGGATGGCGCCGGTGATGATGGTTGCCAATACCGCGCTGATGGCGCTGATTTCCCCCCTGACTTTTCTTTTGAGCTGA
- a CDS encoding MBL fold metallo-hydrolase, translating to MRFASLGSGSEGNALLISGGAGAARTSVMLDCGFGIRETERRLARLGMLPGELNGIVVTHEHSDHVGGVFKFARRHRVPVWLSYGTWQAVQRDCHDVAINICRDGDALEIGDLELTPYTVPHDAREPVQYVLNDGKARLGVLTDAGQSTPHLVQALGGCDALVLECNHDRDMLANSRYPWSLKQRIGGAYGHLSNDTAADILAAIDRSRLQRVVGAHLSQQNNTPELARQALESVLVGGGPDIIIACQSEGFGWTGIEA from the coding sequence TTGAGATTTGCCAGTCTGGGCAGTGGCAGCGAAGGCAATGCGCTGTTGATTTCGGGCGGCGCCGGCGCTGCCCGCACCAGTGTGATGCTGGACTGCGGCTTTGGTATCCGTGAAACCGAACGCCGCCTGGCGCGCCTGGGCATGTTGCCGGGCGAGCTGAACGGCATCGTCGTCACCCATGAGCATTCGGACCACGTCGGCGGCGTGTTCAAGTTCGCCCGCCGTCACCGGGTGCCGGTCTGGCTCAGCTATGGCACCTGGCAGGCAGTGCAGCGCGACTGCCATGATGTGGCGATCAACATCTGCCGCGATGGCGACGCCCTGGAGATAGGCGACCTGGAACTGACGCCTTATACCGTGCCGCACGATGCCCGTGAGCCGGTGCAGTATGTGCTCAACGACGGCAAGGCCCGTCTGGGCGTTCTGACCGATGCCGGCCAGTCCACGCCGCACCTGGTGCAGGCGCTGGGCGGCTGCGACGCGCTGGTCCTGGAATGCAATCACGACCGCGACATGCTGGCCAACTCGCGTTACCCCTGGTCGCTGAAGCAGCGCATCGGCGGCGCCTATGGCCATCTGTCGAATGACACCGCGGCCGACATTCTCGCGGCGATCGATCGCAGCCGGCTGCAGCGTGTTGTCGGCGCGCATCTGAGCCAGCAGAACAATACCCCTGAACTGGCCCGCCAGGCGCTTGAGAGCGTGCTGGTTGGCGGCGGTCCCGACATCATCATCGCCTGTCAGTCCGAAGGCTTTGGCTGGACCGGCATCGAAGCCTGA
- the bamC gene encoding outer membrane protein assembly factor BamC, with translation MAERSTVQRNIAYALALASLAGCGSINSSFGTLLEPERIDYKSASTAVSKGKSLEVPPDLTQLQRDNRYALPESTNRGTATASGFNMAQSATAAAPAASTAATPIAPRVTEQARVERDGSQRWLVVKMAPEVLWPQVKEFWQDSGFLIASENQEAGVMETDWAENRAKIPEGFLRNTLGKALDSFYSTGERDKFRTRFERTADGGTEVYISHRGAQEVLTGVEKERTVWTPRPADPELEAEFLSRLMARLGVENTRAKAIVANAAPVDQSRAKLVRAPNGGVVQVDESFERAWRRVGLALDRVGFTVEDRNRSQGVYYVRYVDQNQDANGKVAQKGFLSRMFSGSKDDKSKQAQRYQIAVKPAGEVSQVSVLNNEGNPETSKTGDRILALLTEQLK, from the coding sequence ATGGCAGAACGCAGCACCGTGCAGCGCAATATCGCTTATGCGCTCGCCCTGGCCAGCCTCGCTGGCTGCGGCTCCATCAATTCCTCCTTCGGCACTCTGCTCGAACCGGAACGCATCGATTACAAAAGCGCGTCGACCGCTGTCAGCAAGGGCAAGTCACTGGAAGTGCCGCCCGACCTGACCCAACTGCAGCGCGATAACCGTTATGCGCTGCCCGAGTCCACCAACCGCGGCACGGCCACCGCATCCGGCTTCAACATGGCGCAGAGCGCCACGGCGGCTGCACCTGCGGCCTCGACCGCTGCCACCCCGATAGCCCCGCGCGTGACCGAGCAGGCAAGGGTGGAGCGCGACGGCAGCCAGCGCTGGCTGGTGGTGAAGATGGCGCCGGAAGTGCTGTGGCCGCAGGTCAAGGAGTTCTGGCAGGATTCGGGCTTCCTGATCGCTTCCGAGAACCAGGAAGCCGGCGTCATGGAAACCGACTGGGCGGAAAACCGCGCCAAGATACCGGAAGGCTTCCTGCGCAACACGCTGGGCAAGGCGCTGGATTCCTTCTACTCCACCGGCGAGCGCGACAAGTTCCGCACCCGATTCGAGCGCACCGCCGACGGCGGCACCGAGGTCTACATCAGCCATCGCGGCGCGCAGGAAGTGCTGACCGGCGTGGAAAAGGAAAGAACCGTCTGGACGCCGCGCCCGGCCGATCCGGAACTGGAAGCGGAATTCCTGTCGCGCCTGATGGCACGACTGGGCGTCGAGAACACCCGGGCCAAGGCGATCGTCGCCAATGCCGCGCCGGTCGATCAGTCGCGTGCCAAGCTGGTACGCGCCCCCAACGGCGGCGTGGTCCAGGTCGATGAAAGCTTCGAGCGCGCATGGCGCCGCGTGGGACTGGCGCTGGACCGGGTTGGCTTCACGGTCGAAGACCGCAACCGCTCGCAGGGCGTGTATTACGTCCGCTATGTGGACCAGAACCAGGACGCCAATGGCAAGGTTGCCCAGAAAGGCTTCCTGAGCCGCATGTTCTCCGGCTCCAAGGATGACAAGTCCAAGCAGGCCCAGCGCTACCAGATCGCAGTCAAGCCGGCCGGCGAGGTCAGCCAGGTCAGCGTGCTCAACAACGAGGGCAATCCGGAAACTTCCAAGACCGGCGATCGCATCCTGGCCTTGCTGACCGAGCAACTCAAGTAA
- a CDS encoding tryptophan--tRNA ligase: MYPDRVVSGMRPTGVMHLGHFHGALKNWVKLQSEHECLFFVADWHALTTHYDDPSIIEKSTWDMVIDWLAAGIDPAQSTLFIQSKVPEHAELHLLLSMTTPLGWLERVPTYKDQQEKLADRDLATYGFLGYPLLQAADVLIYRASMVPVGEDQVPHIEMMRELARRFNHIYGKEKDFEEKAKEAVKKLGGKRARLYIELRTEFQEKGSADAIEQARAMLDEAQNLSMIDRERLFGYLEGSRKLILVEPRALLTEASRLPGLDGQKMSKSYGNSIGLREDRESVTKKMRTMPTDPARVRRTDPGEPERCPVWQLHKVYSDEPTRQWAATGCRSAGIGCLECKQPVIDAVLKEQEPMRERAQQYLDDPTLVRAIIADGCEKARRMAQETMRDVRDVMGLSYS; encoded by the coding sequence ATGTACCCTGATCGCGTAGTCTCCGGCATGCGCCCCACCGGCGTAATGCACCTTGGCCATTTCCACGGCGCCCTGAAGAACTGGGTGAAGCTGCAGTCCGAGCATGAATGCCTGTTTTTCGTCGCTGACTGGCATGCCCTGACCACGCACTACGACGATCCGAGCATCATTGAGAAAAGCACCTGGGACATGGTGATCGACTGGCTGGCCGCCGGCATCGACCCGGCGCAGTCCACCCTGTTCATCCAGTCCAAGGTGCCCGAGCATGCCGAGCTGCACCTGCTGCTGTCGATGACCACGCCGCTGGGCTGGCTGGAGCGCGTGCCGACCTACAAGGACCAGCAGGAAAAGCTGGCCGACCGCGACCTGGCGACTTATGGCTTCCTGGGCTATCCGCTGCTGCAGGCGGCCGACGTGCTGATCTACCGCGCCAGCATGGTGCCGGTGGGCGAGGACCAGGTGCCGCACATTGAAATGATGCGCGAGCTGGCGCGGCGCTTCAATCACATCTACGGCAAGGAAAAGGACTTCGAGGAAAAGGCGAAGGAGGCGGTGAAGAAGCTGGGCGGCAAGCGCGCCCGTCTCTATATCGAGCTGCGCACCGAGTTCCAGGAAAAGGGCAGCGCCGACGCCATCGAGCAGGCGCGGGCCATGCTGGACGAGGCGCAGAACCTGTCCATGATCGACCGCGAGCGCCTGTTCGGCTATCTCGAAGGCAGCCGCAAGCTGATCCTGGTCGAGCCGCGCGCCCTGCTGACCGAGGCGTCCCGCCTGCCGGGCCTGGATGGCCAGAAGATGTCCAAGAGCTATGGCAACTCCATCGGCCTGCGGGAAGACCGTGAATCGGTCACCAAGAAAATGCGCACCATGCCCACCGACCCGGCGCGGGTGCGCCGCACCGATCCGGGCGAACCCGAGCGTTGCCCGGTCTGGCAGCTGCACAAGGTCTATTCCGACGAGCCGACCAGGCAATGGGCAGCGACCGGCTGCCGCAGCGCCGGCATCGGCTGCCTGGAATGCAAGCAGCCCGTGATCGACGCGGTGCTGAAGGAGCAGGAGCCGATGCGCGAGCGCGCCCAGCAATACCTGGACGACCCGACGCTGGTGCGCGCCATCATCGCCGACGGCTGCGAAAAGGCGCGCCGGATGGCGCAGGAAACCATGCGCGACGTGCGCGACGTCATGGGCCTGTCGTACAGCTGA
- a CDS encoding L-threonylcarbamoyladenylate synthase, with protein sequence MSQFFQIHPENPQLRLIRQAAQIIQSGGIVALPTDACYALVARLDDKAAVDRLRRIRGIDDKHHLTLLCRDLSEIAQYSRVDNKQYRLLKAATPGAYTFILEATKEVPRRLSHPSRKTIGLRVPDNAIAQALLEELGEPLLGTTLILPDEEHPLSDPEEIRDGLEKVIDLIIDGGACQLEPTTIIDLSGSEPILVRQGLGDAAPFGL encoded by the coding sequence ATGAGCCAATTTTTCCAGATCCATCCCGAAAATCCCCAGCTGCGCCTGATCAGGCAGGCAGCCCAGATCATCCAGTCCGGCGGCATCGTCGCGCTGCCGACCGACGCCTGTTACGCGCTGGTGGCGCGGCTTGACGACAAGGCCGCGGTCGACCGCCTGCGCCGCATCCGCGGCATCGATGACAAGCATCACCTGACGCTGCTGTGCCGCGACCTGAGCGAGATCGCCCAGTATTCGCGGGTCGACAACAAGCAGTACCGGCTGCTGAAGGCGGCAACGCCCGGCGCCTATACCTTCATCCTGGAAGCCACCAAGGAAGTGCCGCGCCGCCTGAGCCACCCGTCGCGCAAAACGATCGGCCTGCGCGTGCCCGACAACGCCATCGCCCAGGCCCTGCTGGAAGAACTGGGCGAGCCGCTGCTGGGCACCACCCTGATCCTGCCGGACGAAGAACATCCCCTGTCCGACCCGGAAGAGATTCGCGATGGCCTGGAAAAGGTGATCGATCTCATCATCGACGGTGGCGCCTGCCAGCTTGAACCTACCACCATCATCGATCTGAGCGGCAGCGAGCCGATCCTGGTGCGCCAGGGCCTGGGCGACGCCGCACCATTCGGGCTCTGA